The following coding sequences are from one Scomber japonicus isolate fScoJap1 chromosome 3, fScoJap1.pri, whole genome shotgun sequence window:
- the zgc:113054 gene encoding uncharacterized protein zgc:113054, translated as MPAEKALKFESAMAQGRYMNFIMKSLPVPDTPVEVLVDLLTKAKEIAAASGNVPDELASHLQKALDIARGLDDYLEIMTTQESEPLAELYKKTVSHDWDQVHKEGKTMFRLPKECITGHVEGQTLKMLIHMSQAKRVLEIGMFTGYGALSMAEGLPEDGCLIACELEPYLKEFAQPIFDKSPHGKKISVRTGSAMDTLKELAASGEQFDMVFIDADKNNYINYYNFILDNNLLRLQGVICVDNSLFKAKVYLKDTTDENGLALREFNQFVSNDPRVEQVIIPLRDGLSVIRRVSVASECSRSQSKITDDEVFRGVKGRPILERMRLDGKVAYVTGAGQGIGRAFAHALGEAGAKVAVVDLDQARAEAVTTELTLKGINAISITADISKSDDVQKMIDNIVSKWGAIHIACNNAGINMNSASEDTSLEEWDQTFNVNLRGTFMCCQAAGRVMLKQGYGKIINTASMASLIVPHPQKQLSYNASKAGVVKLTQTLGTEWIDRGVRVNCISPGIVDTPLIHSENLRPLVKRWLSDIPAGRLAQVTDLQAAVVYLASDASDYMTGHNLVIEGGQSLW; from the exons ATGCCAGCAGAAAAAG CGCTAAAATTTGAGTCTGCCATGGCTCAGGGAAGATACATGAATTTTATAATGAAATCG CTACCAGTTCCTGATACCCCAGTGGAAGTTCTTGTGGATCTCCTGACAAAAGCCAAGGAGATAGCTGCAGCAAGTGGTAATGTCCCAGATGAGTTGGCAAGTCACCTGCAGAAGGCTCTGGACATAGCCAGAGGTCTGGATGACTACCTGGAGATAATGACCACGCAGGAGAGTGAACCCCTGGCAGAGCTTTACAA AAAAACAGTCTCTCATGATTGGGATCAGGTGCACAAGGAGGGCAAAACTATGTTCCGGCTCCCCAAAGAGTGCATCACTGGACACGTTGAAG GCCAGACCCTGAAGATGCTAATCCACATGAGTCAAGCCAAGAGGGTCCTGGAGATCGGAATGTTCACTGGTTACGGAGCTCTGTCTATGGCCGAAGGGCTTCCTGAAGACGGCTGCTTAATTGCCTGCGAGCTGGAGCCATACCTTAAAGAGTTTGCTCAACCCATTTTTGACAAGTCTCCACATGGCAAGAAGATAAGTGTCAGGACTGGATCTGCAATGGACACCTTGAAG GAGTTGGCTGCTTCAGGTGAGCAGTTTGACATGGTTTTCATCGATGCtgataaaaataattacatcaACTACTACAACTTCATCCTGGACAACAATCTGCTGAGATTGCAAGGGGTCATATGTGTAGATAACTCACTCTTCAAAGCCAAGGTTTATCTTAAAGACACCACAGATGAGAACGGACTGGCTCTTCGAGAATTCAACCAGTTTGTCTCTAATGATCCTCGCGTGGAACAG GTCATCATCCCTCTTAGAGACGGCCTCAGTGTTATCCGACGGGTATCTGTGGCTTCTGAGTGCTCCCGGTCACAG AGTAAAATAACAGATGATGAGGTTTTCCGTGGGGTCAAGGGGCGCCCCATCCTCGAGCGGATGCGTCTTGATGGAAAGGTGGCCTACGTAACAGGTGCTGGGCAGGGCATAGGCCGAGCATTTGCTCACGCTCTGGGTGAGGCCGGTGCGAAGGTGGCTGTTGTAGACCTGGACCAAGCTAGAGCTGAAGCAGTGACCACAGAACTCACACTTAAAG gtaTCAATGCCATATCAATCACAGCTGATATAAGCAAGTCAGATGATGTCCAGAAGATGATTGACAACATTGTGTCCAAATGGGGAGCGATCCACATCGCTTGTAACAATGCTGGCATCAATATGAATTCAGCCAGCGAGGATACCAGTCTAGAGGAGTGGGACCAAACTTTTAATGTCAACCTGAGGGGGACGTTCATGTGCTGCCAG GCAGCAGGTCGAGTGATGTTAAAGCAAGGATACGGCAAGATTATCAACACAGCCTCCATGGCCAGTCTAATAG TCCCCCATCCCCAGAAGCAACTTTCCTACAACGCCTCCAAGGCTGGAGTGGTCAAACTGACTCAGACTCTGGGCACCGAATGGATCGACAGAGGAGTGCGTGTCAACTGCATCTCGCC GGGGATTGTTGACACCCCTCTCATCCACTCGGAGAATCTGAGGCCTCTGGTGAAGCGCTGGCTGTCAGATATCCCTGCTGGTAGACTGGCTCAAGTGACAGACCTGCAAGCTGCAGTGGTCTACTTGGCATCTGACGCCTCCGACTACATGACAGGGCATAACTTAGTCATAGAGGGTGGGCAAAGTCTGTGGTAG
- the eevs gene encoding 2-epi-5-epi-valiolone synthase has translation MGKVQIEDNVTKEEKTEYSLVRVKGTWTRKLGKKVNKDKVDCVSAAKIYESVREKGTSWTVVTPIVFTYKVTESMGLLDPSNDTLLLGHITDSQQIEDIKKTNKPVKRFVVVDQEVYKIYGSKLTEYLEARNVQYKILALPTTEENKSMEMALEILEEVNNFSLDRRTEPIIAIGGGVCLDIVGLAASLYRRRTPYIRVPTTLLSYIDASVGAKTGVNFANCKNKLGAYIPPTAVFLDLSFIQTVPRRHISNGLAEMLKMALVKHRGLFELLEKHGRSLLDTRFQGDNSDYRHNHLDAPSQATRIAITTMLEELAPNLWEDDLNRLVDFGHLISPALEMKVLPSLLHGEAVNIDMAYMVYVSQESGLLSEEEKQRIISCMVSLELPVWHQACTMELIQTSLQDRLKHSGGLVRMPLPIGLGQAEIFNNTSYEILLKAYEKWCDELSISSESNCDP, from the exons ATGGGAAAGGTTCAAATTGAGGACAATGTTaccaaagaagagaaaactgaGTATAGTTTAGTAAGGGTCAAAGGCACATGGACCCGCAAACTgggaaaaaaagtcaataagGACAAAGTTGACTGTGTCTCTGCAGCAAAAAT ATATGAGAGCGTCAGAGAAAAGGGCACCAGTTGGACAGTGGTCACCCCCATTGTCTTTACTTACAAGGTAACTGAGTCCATGGGCCTGCTTGATCCAAGCAATGACACACTCCTGCTGGGCCACATCACCGACTCACAGCAGATAgaggacattaaaaaaacaaacaagccagTCAAACGCTTTGTGGTTGTTGACCAGGAGGTCTACAAAATCTACGGCTCCAAGCTAACTGAATATTTAGAAGCCCGCAATGTCCAGTACAAGATCTTGGCTCTACCCACCACTGAAGAGAACAAATCCATGGAGATGGCGTTGGAGATCCTAGAAGAGGTCAACAACTTCTCCCTGGACCGCCGTACAGAGCCTATCATTGCCattggtggaggggtttgcctGGACATAGTTGGCCTGGCTGCCTCTCTCTACAGGAGACGCACCCCTTACATCAGGGTCCCAACCACACTGCTCTCCTACATTGATGCCAGCGTGGGGGCAAAGACAGGGGTTAACTTTGCAAACTGCAAAAACAAGCTGGGTGCCTACATTCCACCCACTGCTGTCTTCCTTGACCTGTCCTTCATACAAACTGTCCCTCGGCGACACATCTCCAATGGACTGGCAGAGATGTTAAAG ATGGCCTTGGTGAAGCACAGAGGACTCTTTGAGCTTCTTGAGAAACATGGCCGTTCGCTGCTGGACACTAGATTCCAGGGTGATAACAGTGACTATAGGCACAACCACTTAGACGCTCCATCACAAGCAACTCGTATAGCCATCACAACCATGCTGGAGGAGCTTGCCCCCAACCTTTGGGAGGATGACCTAAACAGACTAGTGGACTTTGGCCACCTTATCAGCCCAGCATTAGAGATG AAAGTTCTTCCATCTCTGCTGCACGGTGAAGCAGTGAACATTGATATGGCTTACATGGTTTACGTGTCCCAGGAGAGTGGTTTATTGAGtgaagaagagaagcagaggatCATCAGCTGTATGGTCAGCCTAGAGCTGCCTGTCTGGCATCAAGCATGTACCATGGAGCTCATCCAGACGTCTCTGCAGGACAGGCTGAAGCATTCAGGTGGCCTGGTCAGAATGCCTCTTCCTATTGGTCTAGGACAAGCAG AAATTTTTAATAACACATCTTATGAGATACTGCTCAAGGCGTACGAAAAATGGTGTGATGAACTGAGCATATCCTCGGAGAGCAACTGTGACCCTTAG
- the mitfa gene encoding melanocyte inducing transcription factor a isoform X3 has protein sequence MLEMLEYSHYQVQSHLENPTKYHIQQAQRQQVRQYLSTTLGGKAGSQCPSQPPEHGMPPGPGSSAPNSPMALLTLSSNCEKEMDDVIDDIISLESSYNDDVLGLMDPGLQINNPLPVSGNLLDVYGNHGHPLPGLGISNSCPQNIKREYTAPGMKQVLDKPGSCGQYENYQRPEGFPVEAEVRALAKERQKKDNHNLIERRRRFNINDRIKELGTLIPKSNDPDMRWNKGTILKASVDYIRKLQREQQRAKELECRQRKVEHANRHLMLRIQELEIQARAHGLTVVPSPSICTSELMTRAIKQEPVIGDCPSDLYQHTSAPDMSPPTTLDLNNGTITFDQIPSDAGDTGPYGNSRTCKMKELVRDNTLSPISHSDPLLSSMSPDGSINMNSHHSSSSSMEDKEHGC, from the exons ATGTTGGAGATGCTTGAATACAGCCACTATCAG GTGCAGTCACACCTGGAGAATCCTACCAAATACCATATCCAGCAGGCTCAGAGGCAGCAAGTGAGGCAGTATCTGTCCACCACCTTGGGTGGTAAAGCCGGCAGCCAGTGTCCCAGCCAGCCCCCCGAACACGGCATGCCACCCGGGCCCGGCAGCAGTGCCCCTAATAGTCCCATGGCCCTGCTCACCCTTAGCTCCAACTGTGAGAAAGAG atggatgatgtcattgatgatATAATTAGCTTGGAGTCAAGTTACAATGACGATGTTCTTGGACTTATGGACCCAGGACTCCAAATCAACAACCCG CTCCCTGTGTCTGGTAACCTTCTGGATGTGTACGGCAATCACGGTCATCCTCTCCCGGGCCTCGGTATCAGCAACTCTTGTCCACAAAACATTAAAAGGGAATACACAG CTCCTGGCATGAAGCAAGTACTGGACAAGCCTGGATCCTGTGGCCAGTACGAAAACTATCAAAGGCCAGAGGGCTTTCCAGTAG AAGCTGAAGTTCGTGCTCTTgctaaagaaagacagaagaaggacAATCACAACTTAA TTGAACGAAGACGGAGATTCAATATCAACGATCGCATCAAAGAGCTAGGAACCTTGATACCTAAGTCAAATGATCC AGACATGCGCTGGAATAAGGGCACCATTCTGAAAGCCTCAGTGGACTATATcaggaagctgcagagagagcagcagagagccaAGGAGCTCGAGTGCAGACAGAGAAAGGTGGAGCATGCAAACCGCCATCTAATGCTTCGTATACAG GAGCTGGAGATCCAAGCCCGTGCTCATGGTCTTACAGTGGTGCCATCCCCATCTATCTGCACGTCAGAGTTGATGACCCgggccattaaacaggaacccGTGATCGGTGACTGCCCCTCAGACCTCTACCAGCATACCTCGGCTCCTGACATGTCCCCTCCAACCACACTGGACCTCAACAACGGCACCATTACCTTCGACCAGATTCCCTCAGACGCCGGGGACACTGGCCCCTATGGAAACTCCAGGACCTGTAAAATGAAGGAGCTGGTAAGGGACAACACCCTGTCACCAATTTCCCATAGCGACCCTCTGCTGTCCTCCATGTCCCCAGATGGCTCCATCAACATGAACAGCCACCACAGTTCCAGCTCCAGTATGGAGGACAAGGAGCATGGCTGTTAG
- the mitfa gene encoding melanocyte inducing transcription factor a isoform X2: MLEMLEYSHYQVQSHLENPTKYHIQQAQRQQVRQYLSTTLGGKAGSQCPSQPPEHGMPPGPGSSAPNSPMALLTLSSNCEKEVQMDDVIDDIISLESSYNDDVLGLMDPGLQINNPLPVSGNLLDVYGNHGHPLPGLGISNSCPQNIKREYTAPGMKQVLDKPGSCGQYENYQRPEGFPVEAEVRALAKERQKKDNHNLIERRRRFNINDRIKELGTLIPKSNDPDMRWNKGTILKASVDYIRKLQREQQRAKELECRQRKVEHANRHLMLRIQELEIQARAHGLTVVPSPSICTSELMTRAIKQEPVIGDCPSDLYQHTSAPDMSPPTTLDLNNGTITFDQIPSDAGDTGPYGNSRTCKMKELVRDNTLSPISHSDPLLSSMSPDGSINMNSHHSSSSSMEDKEHGC, from the exons ATGTTGGAGATGCTTGAATACAGCCACTATCAG GTGCAGTCACACCTGGAGAATCCTACCAAATACCATATCCAGCAGGCTCAGAGGCAGCAAGTGAGGCAGTATCTGTCCACCACCTTGGGTGGTAAAGCCGGCAGCCAGTGTCCCAGCCAGCCCCCCGAACACGGCATGCCACCCGGGCCCGGCAGCAGTGCCCCTAATAGTCCCATGGCCCTGCTCACCCTTAGCTCCAACTGTGAGAAAGAGGT ACAgatggatgatgtcattgatgatATAATTAGCTTGGAGTCAAGTTACAATGACGATGTTCTTGGACTTATGGACCCAGGACTCCAAATCAACAACCCG CTCCCTGTGTCTGGTAACCTTCTGGATGTGTACGGCAATCACGGTCATCCTCTCCCGGGCCTCGGTATCAGCAACTCTTGTCCACAAAACATTAAAAGGGAATACACAG CTCCTGGCATGAAGCAAGTACTGGACAAGCCTGGATCCTGTGGCCAGTACGAAAACTATCAAAGGCCAGAGGGCTTTCCAGTAG AAGCTGAAGTTCGTGCTCTTgctaaagaaagacagaagaaggacAATCACAACTTAA TTGAACGAAGACGGAGATTCAATATCAACGATCGCATCAAAGAGCTAGGAACCTTGATACCTAAGTCAAATGATCC AGACATGCGCTGGAATAAGGGCACCATTCTGAAAGCCTCAGTGGACTATATcaggaagctgcagagagagcagcagagagccaAGGAGCTCGAGTGCAGACAGAGAAAGGTGGAGCATGCAAACCGCCATCTAATGCTTCGTATACAG GAGCTGGAGATCCAAGCCCGTGCTCATGGTCTTACAGTGGTGCCATCCCCATCTATCTGCACGTCAGAGTTGATGACCCgggccattaaacaggaacccGTGATCGGTGACTGCCCCTCAGACCTCTACCAGCATACCTCGGCTCCTGACATGTCCCCTCCAACCACACTGGACCTCAACAACGGCACCATTACCTTCGACCAGATTCCCTCAGACGCCGGGGACACTGGCCCCTATGGAAACTCCAGGACCTGTAAAATGAAGGAGCTGGTAAGGGACAACACCCTGTCACCAATTTCCCATAGCGACCCTCTGCTGTCCTCCATGTCCCCAGATGGCTCCATCAACATGAACAGCCACCACAGTTCCAGCTCCAGTATGGAGGACAAGGAGCATGGCTGTTAG
- the mitfa gene encoding melanocyte inducing transcription factor a isoform X4, with translation MLEMLEYSHYQVQSHLENPTKYHIQQAQRQQVRQYLSTTLGGKAGSQCPSQPPEHGMPPGPGSSAPNSPMALLTLSSNCEKEMDDVIDDIISLESSYNDDVLGLMDPGLQINNPLPVSGNLLDVYGNHGHPLPGLGISNSCPQNIKREYTAPGMKQVLDKPGSCGQYENYQRPEGFPVAEVRALAKERQKKDNHNLIERRRRFNINDRIKELGTLIPKSNDPDMRWNKGTILKASVDYIRKLQREQQRAKELECRQRKVEHANRHLMLRIQELEIQARAHGLTVVPSPSICTSELMTRAIKQEPVIGDCPSDLYQHTSAPDMSPPTTLDLNNGTITFDQIPSDAGDTGPYGNSRTCKMKELVRDNTLSPISHSDPLLSSMSPDGSINMNSHHSSSSSMEDKEHGC, from the exons ATGTTGGAGATGCTTGAATACAGCCACTATCAG GTGCAGTCACACCTGGAGAATCCTACCAAATACCATATCCAGCAGGCTCAGAGGCAGCAAGTGAGGCAGTATCTGTCCACCACCTTGGGTGGTAAAGCCGGCAGCCAGTGTCCCAGCCAGCCCCCCGAACACGGCATGCCACCCGGGCCCGGCAGCAGTGCCCCTAATAGTCCCATGGCCCTGCTCACCCTTAGCTCCAACTGTGAGAAAGAG atggatgatgtcattgatgatATAATTAGCTTGGAGTCAAGTTACAATGACGATGTTCTTGGACTTATGGACCCAGGACTCCAAATCAACAACCCG CTCCCTGTGTCTGGTAACCTTCTGGATGTGTACGGCAATCACGGTCATCCTCTCCCGGGCCTCGGTATCAGCAACTCTTGTCCACAAAACATTAAAAGGGAATACACAG CTCCTGGCATGAAGCAAGTACTGGACAAGCCTGGATCCTGTGGCCAGTACGAAAACTATCAAAGGCCAGAGGGCTTTCCAGTAG CTGAAGTTCGTGCTCTTgctaaagaaagacagaagaaggacAATCACAACTTAA TTGAACGAAGACGGAGATTCAATATCAACGATCGCATCAAAGAGCTAGGAACCTTGATACCTAAGTCAAATGATCC AGACATGCGCTGGAATAAGGGCACCATTCTGAAAGCCTCAGTGGACTATATcaggaagctgcagagagagcagcagagagccaAGGAGCTCGAGTGCAGACAGAGAAAGGTGGAGCATGCAAACCGCCATCTAATGCTTCGTATACAG GAGCTGGAGATCCAAGCCCGTGCTCATGGTCTTACAGTGGTGCCATCCCCATCTATCTGCACGTCAGAGTTGATGACCCgggccattaaacaggaacccGTGATCGGTGACTGCCCCTCAGACCTCTACCAGCATACCTCGGCTCCTGACATGTCCCCTCCAACCACACTGGACCTCAACAACGGCACCATTACCTTCGACCAGATTCCCTCAGACGCCGGGGACACTGGCCCCTATGGAAACTCCAGGACCTGTAAAATGAAGGAGCTGGTAAGGGACAACACCCTGTCACCAATTTCCCATAGCGACCCTCTGCTGTCCTCCATGTCCCCAGATGGCTCCATCAACATGAACAGCCACCACAGTTCCAGCTCCAGTATGGAGGACAAGGAGCATGGCTGTTAG
- the mitfa gene encoding melanocyte inducing transcription factor a isoform X5: MLEMLEYSHYQVQSHLENPTKYHIQQAQRQQVRQYLSTTLGGKAGSQCPSQPPEHGMPPGPGSSAPNSPMALLTLSSNCEKEMDDVIDDIISLESSYNDDVLGLMDPGLQINNPLPVSGNLLDVYGNHGHPLPGLGISNSCPQNIKREYTEAEVRALAKERQKKDNHNLIERRRRFNINDRIKELGTLIPKSNDPDMRWNKGTILKASVDYIRKLQREQQRAKELECRQRKVEHANRHLMLRIQELEIQARAHGLTVVPSPSICTSELMTRAIKQEPVIGDCPSDLYQHTSAPDMSPPTTLDLNNGTITFDQIPSDAGDTGPYGNSRTCKMKELVRDNTLSPISHSDPLLSSMSPDGSINMNSHHSSSSSMEDKEHGC, encoded by the exons ATGTTGGAGATGCTTGAATACAGCCACTATCAG GTGCAGTCACACCTGGAGAATCCTACCAAATACCATATCCAGCAGGCTCAGAGGCAGCAAGTGAGGCAGTATCTGTCCACCACCTTGGGTGGTAAAGCCGGCAGCCAGTGTCCCAGCCAGCCCCCCGAACACGGCATGCCACCCGGGCCCGGCAGCAGTGCCCCTAATAGTCCCATGGCCCTGCTCACCCTTAGCTCCAACTGTGAGAAAGAG atggatgatgtcattgatgatATAATTAGCTTGGAGTCAAGTTACAATGACGATGTTCTTGGACTTATGGACCCAGGACTCCAAATCAACAACCCG CTCCCTGTGTCTGGTAACCTTCTGGATGTGTACGGCAATCACGGTCATCCTCTCCCGGGCCTCGGTATCAGCAACTCTTGTCCACAAAACATTAAAAGGGAATACACAG AAGCTGAAGTTCGTGCTCTTgctaaagaaagacagaagaaggacAATCACAACTTAA TTGAACGAAGACGGAGATTCAATATCAACGATCGCATCAAAGAGCTAGGAACCTTGATACCTAAGTCAAATGATCC AGACATGCGCTGGAATAAGGGCACCATTCTGAAAGCCTCAGTGGACTATATcaggaagctgcagagagagcagcagagagccaAGGAGCTCGAGTGCAGACAGAGAAAGGTGGAGCATGCAAACCGCCATCTAATGCTTCGTATACAG GAGCTGGAGATCCAAGCCCGTGCTCATGGTCTTACAGTGGTGCCATCCCCATCTATCTGCACGTCAGAGTTGATGACCCgggccattaaacaggaacccGTGATCGGTGACTGCCCCTCAGACCTCTACCAGCATACCTCGGCTCCTGACATGTCCCCTCCAACCACACTGGACCTCAACAACGGCACCATTACCTTCGACCAGATTCCCTCAGACGCCGGGGACACTGGCCCCTATGGAAACTCCAGGACCTGTAAAATGAAGGAGCTGGTAAGGGACAACACCCTGTCACCAATTTCCCATAGCGACCCTCTGCTGTCCTCCATGTCCCCAGATGGCTCCATCAACATGAACAGCCACCACAGTTCCAGCTCCAGTATGGAGGACAAGGAGCATGGCTGTTAG
- the mitfa gene encoding melanocyte inducing transcription factor a isoform X1 has protein sequence MLEMLEYSHYQVQSHLENPTKYHIQQAQRQQVRQYLSTTLGGKAGSQCPSQPPEHGMPPGPGSSAPNSPMALLTLSSNCEKEMDDVIDDIISLESSYNDDVLGLMDPGLQINNPLPVSGNLLDVYGNHGHPLPGLGISNSCPQNIKREYTVTPAPGMKQVLDKPGSCGQYENYQRPEGFPVEAEVRALAKERQKKDNHNLIERRRRFNINDRIKELGTLIPKSNDPDMRWNKGTILKASVDYIRKLQREQQRAKELECRQRKVEHANRHLMLRIQELEIQARAHGLTVVPSPSICTSELMTRAIKQEPVIGDCPSDLYQHTSAPDMSPPTTLDLNNGTITFDQIPSDAGDTGPYGNSRTCKMKELVRDNTLSPISHSDPLLSSMSPDGSINMNSHHSSSSSMEDKEHGC, from the exons ATGTTGGAGATGCTTGAATACAGCCACTATCAG GTGCAGTCACACCTGGAGAATCCTACCAAATACCATATCCAGCAGGCTCAGAGGCAGCAAGTGAGGCAGTATCTGTCCACCACCTTGGGTGGTAAAGCCGGCAGCCAGTGTCCCAGCCAGCCCCCCGAACACGGCATGCCACCCGGGCCCGGCAGCAGTGCCCCTAATAGTCCCATGGCCCTGCTCACCCTTAGCTCCAACTGTGAGAAAGAG atggatgatgtcattgatgatATAATTAGCTTGGAGTCAAGTTACAATGACGATGTTCTTGGACTTATGGACCCAGGACTCCAAATCAACAACCCG CTCCCTGTGTCTGGTAACCTTCTGGATGTGTACGGCAATCACGGTCATCCTCTCCCGGGCCTCGGTATCAGCAACTCTTGTCCACAAAACATTAAAAGGGAATACACAG TTACTCCAGCTCCTGGCATGAAGCAAGTACTGGACAAGCCTGGATCCTGTGGCCAGTACGAAAACTATCAAAGGCCAGAGGGCTTTCCAGTAG AAGCTGAAGTTCGTGCTCTTgctaaagaaagacagaagaaggacAATCACAACTTAA TTGAACGAAGACGGAGATTCAATATCAACGATCGCATCAAAGAGCTAGGAACCTTGATACCTAAGTCAAATGATCC AGACATGCGCTGGAATAAGGGCACCATTCTGAAAGCCTCAGTGGACTATATcaggaagctgcagagagagcagcagagagccaAGGAGCTCGAGTGCAGACAGAGAAAGGTGGAGCATGCAAACCGCCATCTAATGCTTCGTATACAG GAGCTGGAGATCCAAGCCCGTGCTCATGGTCTTACAGTGGTGCCATCCCCATCTATCTGCACGTCAGAGTTGATGACCCgggccattaaacaggaacccGTGATCGGTGACTGCCCCTCAGACCTCTACCAGCATACCTCGGCTCCTGACATGTCCCCTCCAACCACACTGGACCTCAACAACGGCACCATTACCTTCGACCAGATTCCCTCAGACGCCGGGGACACTGGCCCCTATGGAAACTCCAGGACCTGTAAAATGAAGGAGCTGGTAAGGGACAACACCCTGTCACCAATTTCCCATAGCGACCCTCTGCTGTCCTCCATGTCCCCAGATGGCTCCATCAACATGAACAGCCACCACAGTTCCAGCTCCAGTATGGAGGACAAGGAGCATGGCTGTTAG